From a single Lolium rigidum isolate FL_2022 chromosome 7, APGP_CSIRO_Lrig_0.1, whole genome shotgun sequence genomic region:
- the LOC124674864 gene encoding autophagy-related protein 8A, with translation MAKTSFKLEHPLERRQAESARIREKYSDRIPVIVEKADKSDVPEIDKKKYLVPADLTVGQFVYVVRKRIKLSPEKAIFVFVNQSLPPTASLMSAIYEENKDEDGFLYMTYSGENTFGSA, from the exons ATGGCCAAGACTTCCTTCAAGCTCGAGCACCCCCTGG AAAGGAGGCAAGCTGAATCTGCCAGGATCCGTGAGAAGTACTCTGACAGGATTCCT GTGATCGTTGAGAAGGCTGATAAGTCTGATGTCCCAGAAATCGATAAGAAGAA GTACCTTGTCCCTGCTGACCTAACTGTTGGTCAGTTTGTCTATGTGGTGCGGAAGAGGATCAAGCTGAGCCCAGAAAAGGCCATCTTTGTCTTCGTGAATCAAAGTTTGCCACCAACTG CTTCGCTGATGTCTGCGATCTATGAAGAGAACAAGGACGAGGATGGCTTCCTGTACATGACTTACAGTGGCGAGAACACGTTCGGCTCTGCCTAA